A portion of the Fulvia fulva chromosome 1, complete sequence genome contains these proteins:
- a CDS encoding ADP-ribosylation factor — MGLTFSKLFDRLWGKKEMRILMVGLDAAGKTTILYKLKLGEIVTTIPTIGFNVETVEYKNIQFTVWDVGGQDKIRPLWRHYFQNTQGIIFVVDSNDRDRVVEAREELQRMLNEDELRDALLLVFANKQDLPNAMNAAEITDKLGLHSLRQRAWYIQSTCATSGDGLYEGLEWLSNSLRKAGHN, encoded by the exons ATGGGTCTCACTTTCTCCAAGTTGTTCGATCGCCTCTGGGGCAAGAAGGAGATGCGCATTCTGATGGTCGGATTGGACGCGGCCGGAAAGACCACCATCCTCTACAAGCTGAAGCTCGGTGAAATCGTCACCACCATTCCCACCATCG GCTTCAACGTCGAGACTGTCGAGTACAAGAACATCCAGTTCACCGTGTGGGACGTCGGAGGCCAGGACAAAATCCGCCCATTGTGGAGACACTACTTCCAGAACACCCAGGGTATCATCTTCGTCGTCGACAGCAACGATCGCGATCGTGTTGTCGAGGCCCGCGAGGAGCTCCAGCGCATGCTGAACGAGGACGAGCTCAGGGACGCTCTtctcctcgtctttgccaACAAGCAGGATCTGCCCAACGCCATGAACGCTGCTGAGATCACTGACAAGCTCGGCCTGCACAGCTTGAGGCAACGTGCCTGG TACATCCAATCGACTTGCGCTACTTCTGGTGACGGTCTCTACGAAGGTCTCGAGTGGCTCAGCAACTCGCTGCGCAAGGCCGGCCACAACTAG